The proteins below are encoded in one region of Tsuneonella sp. CC-YZS046:
- a CDS encoding homogentisate 1,2-dioxygenase: MLKNYPHLMAAALALGLPMGAGATEKPPESCTAPVKPDGPLAAWENPVELQAAGRDRDLAAATLPVGQAARVALLQTPEVRYALRPEKPGGSVSHGGMVAFSVAEAGTYRVALGSGAWVDIVANGKAAVSTGHGHGPACTGIRKMVDFALEPGDYILQIAANGAPQTNVLIARIP; encoded by the coding sequence ATGCTCAAGAACTATCCCCACCTCATGGCCGCGGCATTGGCGCTGGGACTTCCCATGGGAGCAGGCGCCACGGAAAAACCGCCGGAAAGCTGCACCGCCCCGGTGAAGCCGGATGGGCCGCTGGCCGCCTGGGAAAATCCGGTCGAACTGCAGGCGGCGGGCAGGGATCGCGATCTGGCGGCCGCAACGCTTCCTGTCGGGCAGGCGGCGCGCGTCGCCCTGCTGCAGACCCCCGAGGTGCGGTATGCGCTGCGCCCGGAGAAGCCCGGCGGATCGGTCAGCCATGGGGGAATGGTGGCCTTCTCGGTTGCCGAGGCCGGAACCTATCGCGTGGCGCTGGGCTCCGGCGCGTGGGTCGACATCGTGGCGAACGGCAAGGCGGCGGTTTCCACCGGGCATGGTCACGGACCGGCCTGCACCGGCATCCGCAAGATGGTGGATTTTGCGCTCGAGCCGGGCGACTACATCCTGCAGATTGCGGCCAATGGCGCTCCACAGACGAATGTGCTGATCGCCCGCATACCTTAG
- a CDS encoding TonB-dependent receptor produces MHRSSFLVAALSASLAAPAFAADAPEQGEAAGTFTLGQIVVTGQRPESIAVTGETMTAQAIEAFNRNHLDDAVNLMPGVSSSNSGGSRNERLIFVRGFDRFQVPISIDGIRVYLPYDNRLDYGRFLTADVAEIQVAKGYASVLDGPGAMGGAINLVTRKPAREIEVEARGTLELDRDADYAGYNAFALLGTRQDQWYAQASYARTFRDHWDLPGGFTPTAIEDGGEREFSRTRDWRVNAKLGFTPNATDEYSISYTRQEGSKNAPLHVTNPQAQAWSWPYWNIESIYFLSTTAITDDLRLKTRLYRNTFDNLLRGFDDHTQTTQTLPAGRVFNSWYDDEAYGGSVQLDYAAGGNRLSLAFHYRRDEHVEYSQVFPTGFIEPPQKSAEDTYSIAIEDRLQLTPALSLTAGFSYDWRDLRQSDEFTLNGARNGGTLFGYPLVDADTWNAQGRLEWTPDADTSAHFSLSSRTRFPSLFERFSSRFGGATSNPDLKAERATNLELGGSKRFGAVRVEGNAFYSWLDDAIVSFPFIFNDTSVSQSRNVGKGEYYGVELAVSAQASDALSLGANYTWTERDFTDPSVPAFEATGVPRHKAFAWLEWKPAGRLSILPSVEIASDRWTVNTAGTRYYRTGAYVQANLRLDYEAIDGVVLGAGVRNAFDDSYTLTDGFPEAGRSFFLSARARY; encoded by the coding sequence ATGCATCGTTCGAGTTTCCTTGTGGCGGCCTTGTCGGCCTCTCTCGCCGCTCCGGCATTCGCCGCCGATGCGCCCGAGCAGGGCGAAGCGGCGGGAACCTTCACGCTCGGCCAGATCGTCGTCACCGGCCAGCGGCCGGAAAGCATCGCGGTGACCGGCGAAACCATGACCGCGCAGGCGATCGAAGCCTTCAACCGCAACCATCTCGACGATGCGGTGAATCTGATGCCGGGCGTCAGCAGTTCGAACAGCGGCGGATCGCGCAACGAGCGGCTGATCTTCGTGCGCGGGTTCGACCGGTTCCAGGTGCCGATCTCCATCGACGGCATCCGCGTCTATCTGCCCTACGACAACCGGCTGGATTATGGCCGCTTCCTCACCGCCGACGTGGCCGAGATCCAGGTGGCCAAGGGCTATGCCTCGGTGCTGGACGGGCCGGGCGCGATGGGCGGCGCGATCAACCTCGTCACCCGCAAGCCCGCCAGGGAGATCGAGGTCGAGGCGCGCGGCACGCTGGAGCTTGACCGGGACGCGGACTATGCCGGCTACAACGCCTTCGCCCTGCTCGGCACCCGGCAGGACCAGTGGTATGCGCAGGCCAGCTACGCCCGTACCTTCCGCGACCATTGGGACCTGCCCGGGGGCTTCACCCCCACCGCCATCGAGGATGGCGGGGAACGGGAGTTCAGCCGCACCCGGGACTGGCGGGTCAACGCCAAGCTGGGCTTCACGCCCAACGCCACCGACGAATATTCGATCAGCTACACCCGCCAGGAAGGATCGAAGAACGCGCCGCTGCACGTCACCAATCCCCAGGCCCAGGCCTGGAGCTGGCCCTACTGGAACATCGAGAGCATCTATTTCCTCTCCACCACCGCGATCACCGACGATCTGAGGCTCAAGACGCGGCTCTATCGCAACACCTTCGACAATCTGCTGCGCGGCTTCGACGACCATACCCAGACGACCCAGACCCTTCCGGCCGGGCGCGTGTTCAACAGCTGGTATGACGATGAGGCCTATGGCGGCTCGGTCCAGCTCGACTATGCGGCGGGGGGCAACCGCCTGAGCCTCGCCTTCCATTACCGGCGCGACGAGCATGTGGAATATTCGCAGGTATTCCCCACCGGCTTCATCGAGCCGCCGCAGAAAAGCGCCGAGGATACCTACAGCATCGCGATCGAGGACCGGCTGCAGCTCACCCCCGCGCTCAGCCTGACGGCGGGCTTCAGCTATGACTGGCGCGACCTGCGCCAGTCGGACGAATTCACTCTCAACGGCGCGCGCAATGGCGGCACGCTGTTCGGCTATCCGCTGGTCGACGCCGATACGTGGAACGCGCAGGGGCGGCTGGAATGGACGCCGGACGCGGATACATCGGCCCACTTCAGCCTGTCCTCGCGCACCCGCTTCCCCAGCCTGTTCGAGCGCTTCAGCTCCCGCTTCGGCGGCGCCACCTCCAACCCCGACCTCAAGGCCGAGCGGGCCACCAACCTCGAACTGGGCGGATCGAAGCGGTTCGGCGCGGTCCGGGTGGAAGGCAATGCCTTCTATTCCTGGCTGGACGATGCGATCGTCTCGTTCCCTTTCATCTTCAACGATACTTCGGTCAGCCAGAGCCGCAATGTCGGCAAGGGCGAATATTACGGAGTCGAGCTGGCGGTGAGCGCCCAGGCGAGCGACGCGTTGAGCCTGGGGGCGAACTACACCTGGACCGAGCGCGATTTCACCGATCCCAGCGTTCCGGCCTTCGAAGCGACCGGCGTGCCCCGGCACAAGGCGTTTGCCTGGCTGGAATGGAAGCCGGCCGGGCGGTTGAGCATCCTGCCCTCGGTGGAGATCGCCTCCGACCGCTGGACCGTGAACACCGCGGGCACGCGCTATTATCGCACCGGCGCCTATGTGCAGGCCAACCTCCGGCTGGATTACGAGGCGATCGACGGCGTGGTCCTCGGCGCGGGCGTGCGCAATGCCTTCGACGACAGCTACACGCTGACCGACGGCTTCCCCGAGGCGGGACGGAGCTTCTTCCTCTCGGCGCGGGCGCGGTATTAG
- a CDS encoding MIP/aquaporin family protein — translation MAQRLGGEAVGCFFLFATVIGSGIMAERLAGGNVAITLLCNTLATGAILFVLITILGPISGAHFNPVVTMVARLRGEIEAGSALLYITAQLAGGVLGVWASHAMFDLAIIQLSERIRTGPGQWIGEGVATFGLVFTILGTSKSRPRMAPATVALYICAAYWFTSSTSFANPAITIARSMSNSFAGISPLSLFGFIASQFLGALLAYQAGKALFANAPAE, via the coding sequence ATGGCGCAACGGCTCGGCGGGGAGGCGGTCGGTTGCTTTTTCCTCTTCGCCACTGTCATCGGCTCCGGCATCATGGCCGAACGGCTTGCGGGCGGAAACGTCGCGATAACATTGCTCTGCAACACGCTGGCCACGGGCGCAATCCTGTTCGTCCTCATCACGATATTGGGGCCGATCTCGGGCGCGCATTTCAATCCGGTGGTGACGATGGTAGCCCGGCTGCGCGGTGAGATCGAGGCCGGGTCCGCCCTGCTTTATATCACTGCCCAACTGGCGGGTGGCGTTCTCGGCGTCTGGGCCTCGCACGCGATGTTTGATCTGGCGATCATCCAGCTTTCCGAGAGGATACGCACCGGCCCTGGCCAATGGATCGGGGAGGGCGTGGCCACATTCGGTCTGGTTTTCACGATCCTGGGCACATCGAAGTCTCGCCCCCGGATGGCGCCCGCGACCGTGGCCCTCTACATCTGCGCGGCATACTGGTTCACTTCATCCACCAGCTTCGCCAACCCGGCCATTACAATCGCCCGATCCATGAGCAACAGTTTCGCAGGAATTTCTCCGCTTTCGCTTTTTGGCTTCATTGCCTCACAATTCCTGGGAGCCTTGCTCGCTTATCAGGCAGGAAAAGCGCTTTTCGCGAATGCTCCGGCAGAATGA
- a CDS encoding arsenate reductase ArsC, whose product MIGKTYNVLFLCTGNSARSILAEALLNHDGKGRFRAFSAGSQPRGTVHPMALEVLSGFGFPTEGLHSKGWGEFAGPDTPVFDFIFTVCDNAAGEACPVWLGHPMTAHWGIEDPAAVEGEGQREAFMQALRYLRQRIGLFLSLPLDTLDKMATARKLKEIGTSAGATGKALT is encoded by the coding sequence ATGATCGGCAAAACCTACAACGTGCTTTTCCTCTGCACGGGCAACAGCGCTCGCTCGATCCTTGCCGAGGCTCTGCTGAACCATGACGGCAAGGGCCGCTTCCGTGCCTTCAGCGCCGGGAGCCAGCCCAGGGGGACGGTGCATCCGATGGCTTTGGAAGTGCTTTCCGGGTTCGGCTTCCCGACCGAGGGCTTGCACTCGAAAGGTTGGGGCGAATTTGCCGGACCAGATACGCCGGTGTTCGACTTCATCTTCACCGTCTGCGACAATGCGGCGGGTGAAGCCTGCCCGGTGTGGCTCGGCCACCCGATGACAGCGCATTGGGGTATCGAAGACCCGGCGGCGGTAGAGGGCGAAGGCCAGCGAGAAGCCTTTATGCAGGCCTTGCGATATCTACGCCAGCGGATCGGCCTCTTCCTGTCGCTGCCGCTCGATACCCTCGACAAGATGGCCACCGCGCGCAAGCTCAAGGAGATCGGCACAAGCGCGGGTGCGACCGGAAAGGCTCTCACTTGA
- a CDS encoding metalloregulator ArsR/SmtB family transcription factor, whose product MDKLEALETLAALSQQTRLDTFRLLVKHEPEGLPAGEIARALDVPPNTLSTHLATLARANLVVPERRSRVIQYRADISRLRGLLVFLAKDCCGGRAELCEPLFDELRC is encoded by the coding sequence ATGGATAAATTAGAAGCTCTCGAAACCTTGGCGGCGCTCTCCCAGCAGACCCGCCTGGACACCTTCCGGCTCCTGGTGAAGCACGAACCGGAAGGGCTTCCCGCCGGTGAGATCGCGCGCGCATTGGATGTCCCGCCAAACACCCTTTCAACCCACCTTGCCACTCTCGCTCGCGCTAACCTCGTTGTCCCGGAGCGTCGCAGCCGCGTCATCCAATATCGCGCCGACATATCCCGCCTGCGCGGACTGCTCGTCTTTCTGGCCAAAGACTGCTGCGGCGGGCGAGCGGAGCTGTGCGAACCGCTCTTCGATGAACTGCGCTGCTGA